In Virgibacillus proomii, a single window of DNA contains:
- the nsrR gene encoding nitric oxide-sensing transcriptional repressor NsrR, whose amino-acid sequence MNLKKYTDYALRVLILTGMKSDKELATIKEISAVYHISQEHLRKVVHELAKMGFVESIRGRNGGIRLAKPAEEINIGKLIRKLEADFVLLECFDKGTNHCVISPACTLKHVLNRALIAFFNVLDEYTLKDLINNEEELRKLMGI is encoded by the coding sequence ATGAACCTTAAAAAATATACAGATTATGCACTCCGAGTTTTAATCCTTACCGGAATGAAATCAGATAAGGAATTAGCTACAATTAAAGAAATTTCTGCTGTTTATCATATATCTCAAGAACATTTACGAAAGGTCGTTCATGAATTGGCTAAGATGGGTTTCGTTGAATCCATTAGAGGAAGAAATGGAGGAATTCGGTTAGCCAAACCAGCAGAAGAGATCAATATTGGAAAGCTGATTCGTAAACTAGAAGCCGATTTCGTATTACTGGAGTGTTTTGATAAAGGAACCAATCATTGTGTCATATCTCCTGCTTGTACTTTGAAGCATGTATTAAATAGGGCTTTAATTGCTTTTTTTAACGTACTTGATGAATATACATTGAAGGATTTAATTAATAATGAAGAGGAGCTTCGCAAGCTGATGGGGATTTAA
- the hmpA gene encoding NO-inducible flavohemoprotein, with amino-acid sequence MEITSSGLDEQTKQLIKATVPILQKHGTAITKRFYHLMLSHHPELKNLFNQTNQRRGDQPAALANTVYAAAANIDNLQTILPHVYQIAHKHKSLQVQPNQYPIVGKYLLLAMKDVLGDIASDDVITAWEKAYGVIANIFIQVEKQLYNATQQEKGGWAGFRDFKVVKKTKESDVITSFYLQPIDGLPFPTFTPGQYLTVKAEIPGEPYTHLRQYSLSTAPGKDYYRISVKREDKTDHFPGGIVSNFLHSSITEGSILPISAPTGYFTLDLDDTRPLVLISGGVGLTPMMSMLETVINEQPTREVIFIHAAKSSKYHAMKDKVATISKQNEQVLNYTIYSKPEEMDSYDRSGHISHDWLKTIIPCTDASFYFCGPKGFMKTTYLILKQLKVADSDIHYEIFGPLEDITAS; translated from the coding sequence ATGGAAATAACATCATCGGGTTTAGATGAACAAACAAAACAATTGATCAAAGCTACAGTACCAATTCTGCAAAAACATGGGACGGCAATTACAAAGCGATTTTATCATCTTATGTTAAGCCATCATCCGGAATTAAAGAATCTATTTAACCAAACAAATCAGCGTAGAGGAGATCAACCTGCAGCGTTAGCAAATACGGTATATGCTGCAGCAGCAAATATAGATAATTTACAAACGATCTTACCCCATGTTTATCAAATTGCCCATAAACATAAAAGTCTACAGGTTCAACCAAATCAATATCCAATTGTCGGAAAGTATTTATTATTAGCGATGAAAGACGTTTTAGGAGATATAGCTAGTGACGATGTTATAACTGCATGGGAAAAAGCTTATGGTGTCATCGCAAATATTTTTATTCAAGTAGAAAAGCAATTGTATAATGCAACTCAACAAGAAAAAGGCGGCTGGGCAGGGTTCCGTGATTTTAAAGTCGTGAAAAAAACAAAAGAAAGCGATGTCATTACTTCGTTTTATTTACAGCCTATTGATGGATTACCTTTTCCTACCTTCACTCCGGGACAATATTTAACCGTTAAGGCAGAAATACCAGGCGAACCTTATACTCATCTCCGCCAATACAGCCTGTCTACAGCTCCAGGTAAAGACTATTATCGGATTAGTGTAAAGCGTGAGGATAAAACTGATCATTTCCCAGGAGGCATTGTTTCAAACTTTTTGCATTCTTCTATTACCGAAGGAAGTATCTTACCAATTAGCGCTCCAACCGGTTATTTCACTCTTGACCTTGATGATACAAGACCTCTTGTATTAATAAGTGGTGGAGTTGGGTTAACACCGATGATGAGCATGCTGGAAACCGTTATTAACGAACAACCAACACGTGAAGTTATTTTTATTCATGCAGCAAAATCTAGTAAATACCATGCTATGAAGGATAAAGTAGCCACTATTAGCAAACAAAATGAACAGGTGTTAAATTATACGATATATAGTAAGCCTGAAGAAATGGATTCATATGATCGAAGCGGTCATATTAGCCATGATTGGCTGAAAACAATTATTCCCTGTACCGATGCCAGCTTTTATTTCTGTG
- a CDS encoding type 1 glutamine amidotransferase domain-containing protein produces MGKKIATVITDMFEDVEYTDPAKAFKDAGHEVVTIEKEKGKQVTGKNKQATVTIDYGIDDVNPSNFDALFIPGGFSPDILRADDRFVTFAKHFMDEKKPVFAICHGPQLLITAKTLEERKATGYKSIQVDMEYAGAQVVDKEVVVCQDQLVTSRQPDDIPAFNREALNVLK; encoded by the coding sequence ATGGGTAAAAAAATCGCAACCGTGATTACCGACATGTTTGAAGATGTCGAGTATACGGATCCAGCAAAAGCGTTTAAGGATGCGGGTCATGAAGTTGTCACCATAGAAAAGGAAAAGGGAAAACAAGTAACGGGTAAGAATAAACAAGCTACTGTTACAATCGATTATGGAATTGATGATGTAAACCCAAGTAATTTTGATGCACTATTTATCCCAGGCGGATTTTCTCCGGATATCCTACGTGCGGATGATCGGTTTGTTACATTTGCTAAACATTTTATGGATGAAAAGAAACCGGTATTTGCTATTTGTCATGGTCCACAGTTATTAATTACGGCTAAAACGTTAGAAGAAAGAAAAGCAACTGGTTATAAATCTATTCAAGTTGATATGGAGTATGCTGGTGCTCAAGTAGTGGATAAGGAAGTAGTAGTTTGTCAAGATCAATTAGTTACAAGCCGACAACCAGATGATATCC